A genomic segment from Thermostichus lividus PCC 6715 encodes:
- a CDS encoding diguanylate cyclase has translation MGILVYHDDETTAATLVTMLSASEQRVDVVARADDLWGILASSRYELLIVDDAHLETTVERFCQQVRSHGFQEPILVLTRSEVPRQPDDQVIYYRYPCSQSSLVQVVKPLLSAIATSRLKTNHDSGLPLVLHIDNDAALVHSLERHAADAGFRYVAIDSWPLVKAYVEDFAPNVVILNPEVVPDEATSREFLQELRQHRPPIPVLVFTAHDTWRDRLAAIRLGSRITLNKPVDMERLLQTLEQLLQPQEVTSASILTVDDDPVTLAILKRLLEPWGMSVTSLQDPDQFWDVLEATHPELVILDVQMPGINGIELCQVVRNDPRWSRLPILFLTATTDPALVNQLFAAGADDFVNKPIVGPELMTRIINRLERTRLLKRLAEVDPLTGVCNRRKATEDIERFLQLADRQQQPLCLAVLDLDYFKRINDTYGHDLGDQVLVTTARILRQSLRMEDVVARWGGEEFLVALYGISLEVAEQRLGMCLQRLRSHTFPVSDQEGFQVSFSAGVSQYPNHGATLLELVKAADEALYKAKAAGRCQIATAMI, from the coding sequence ATGGGCATTTTGGTGTATCACGATGATGAGACGACAGCAGCCACACTTGTTACCATGCTGAGTGCATCAGAGCAGCGGGTTGATGTAGTTGCCCGAGCCGATGACCTCTGGGGGATATTGGCCAGTAGCCGCTACGAGTTGCTGATTGTAGATGACGCACACCTAGAGACAACGGTGGAGCGTTTTTGTCAGCAGGTGCGCAGCCATGGCTTTCAGGAGCCAATTTTGGTATTGACCCGCAGCGAAGTTCCAAGGCAGCCAGACGATCAAGTCATTTACTACCGTTATCCCTGTAGTCAAAGTTCCCTAGTTCAGGTGGTCAAGCCTCTTCTGAGCGCGATCGCCACCTCTAGGCTAAAAACCAATCATGACTCTGGTCTGCCCTTGGTGCTGCACATTGATAACGATGCCGCCTTAGTACATTCCCTAGAACGCCATGCCGCCGATGCTGGGTTTCGTTATGTAGCCATTGATAGTTGGCCCTTAGTCAAAGCCTACGTTGAAGACTTTGCCCCCAATGTCGTGATTCTCAATCCAGAAGTGGTTCCCGACGAGGCCACAAGCCGCGAGTTTTTACAAGAGTTACGCCAGCATCGTCCGCCAATTCCTGTGTTGGTCTTCACGGCCCACGACACATGGCGCGATCGCCTTGCCGCCATTCGCTTGGGGTCGCGGATTACCCTCAACAAGCCTGTGGATATGGAGCGACTGCTGCAAACCCTCGAACAACTGTTGCAGCCGCAGGAGGTGACATCCGCCAGTATTCTAACGGTGGATGATGATCCGGTCACCTTAGCCATTCTCAAGCGGCTCCTTGAGCCGTGGGGGATGAGTGTCACGTCCCTACAAGATCCAGATCAATTCTGGGATGTTTTGGAAGCCACCCATCCAGAATTAGTGATTCTCGATGTGCAAATGCCCGGCATCAATGGCATTGAACTGTGCCAAGTTGTACGCAATGACCCCCGCTGGAGTCGTCTACCAATTTTGTTTCTCACCGCAACCACCGATCCGGCACTTGTGAACCAACTCTTTGCCGCTGGTGCCGATGATTTTGTGAATAAGCCGATTGTCGGGCCAGAGCTAATGACACGCATTATCAACCGCCTTGAGCGTACACGGCTCCTCAAGCGGTTGGCGGAGGTGGATCCGCTCACTGGGGTGTGCAACCGTCGCAAGGCCACCGAGGATATTGAACGCTTTTTGCAGTTGGCAGATCGGCAGCAGCAACCGCTGTGTCTCGCAGTTTTAGACTTAGACTACTTCAAACGTATTAACGATACCTACGGCCATGATCTGGGGGACCAGGTCTTGGTGACGACAGCGCGCATTCTGCGGCAATCCTTACGCATGGAGGATGTAGTGGCTCGTTGGGGTGGAGAAGAGTTTTTAGTAGCTTTGTACGGAATTTCCCTAGAGGTAGCAGAACAGCGATTGGGGATGTGCTTACAGCGTCTGCGCAGCCATACCTTCCCTGTGTCGGATCAAGAGGGGTTCCAGGTCAGCTTTAGTGCAGGGGTGAGCCAATATCCCAACCATGGTGCCACTCTCCTAGAACTGGTGAAAGCAGCAGATGAGGCACTTTATAAAGCCAAGGCCGCAGGCCGCTGTCAGATTGCCACGGCAATGATCTAA
- a CDS encoding branched-chain amino acid ABC transporter permease, with protein MTHWLSTYGFLIVSMTLGALLALSLYLPFMSGQLSLASPGFYAIGGYIAAILSTRVFSAVTPYPLWCMAVELVLAVVCCGLLGWGIGVPVLRLRGIYFAIATIALVEVLRVLALNLEITGGAIGIFGVPQPFREPLGYLWLTLPLLVVVAIAIGRLEHSRPGQAMQAIRADELVATTLGIDATRYKVLGFTLGAMLAGVAGVLSAHLLNTWNPRQGTFDTGIIALTAVLIGGNRTFVGAVVGGMVFTALPELLRGLADQPELPTAIAAFLRDGRMILYGGLIVLGTCFFPQGVCQPPRWRQLQSRLRVWRHIRKDLLH; from the coding sequence ATGACACACTGGTTGAGTACCTACGGCTTTTTAATTGTGTCCATGACTCTGGGGGCATTACTAGCGTTGTCGCTCTACTTGCCCTTCATGAGTGGTCAGCTCTCCCTTGCTAGTCCTGGGTTTTATGCCATTGGTGGCTATATTGCGGCAATTCTCTCAACTCGGGTTTTCTCAGCGGTGACACCCTACCCTCTGTGGTGTATGGCGGTGGAACTGGTTTTGGCGGTGGTATGTTGTGGCCTATTGGGCTGGGGAATTGGCGTGCCCGTGCTGCGGCTGCGGGGAATCTACTTTGCCATTGCTACGATCGCCTTGGTGGAAGTGCTGCGGGTCTTGGCCTTGAATCTAGAGATTACAGGGGGGGCGATCGGTATTTTTGGGGTGCCGCAGCCGTTTCGCGAACCCTTGGGATACCTGTGGTTGACGTTGCCCTTGTTAGTGGTGGTGGCGATCGCCATTGGCCGCCTTGAGCACAGCCGGCCGGGGCAAGCGATGCAGGCGATTCGTGCCGATGAGCTAGTGGCCACCACCCTTGGCATTGATGCAACTCGCTACAAAGTGTTGGGGTTTACCCTTGGCGCGATGCTAGCGGGGGTGGCAGGGGTTTTAAGTGCCCATTTACTGAATACGTGGAACCCGCGCCAAGGGACGTTCGACACGGGGATTATTGCCCTGACCGCGGTGTTAATTGGCGGCAATCGTACCTTTGTTGGGGCGGTGGTTGGCGGTATGGTCTTTACTGCCCTCCCTGAATTGCTGCGTGGTTTGGCGGATCAACCCGAACTGCCAACGGCGATTGCAGCCTTTTTACGCGATGGGCGGATGATTCTCTACGGTGGGTTGATTGTGCTGGGCACCTGCTTTTTTCCACAGGGGGTGTGTCAACCGCCCCGTTGGCGGCAACTTCAATCTCGGTTGAGGGTCTGGCGGCACATCCGAAAGGATTTGTTACACTGA
- a CDS encoding ATP-binding protein, producing MVVSLTLSSDLNELEALLEWFNRYQPPLFPLEEWLKLELALAEGFTNAVRHAHRDRPKETPIRVELSLTQTMIELRIWDQGQGFDLMTHLQQLPAQIAVDAEGGRGLRLLATIVDELSYRPSETGGNCLTLRKRVAHLAH from the coding sequence ATGGTTGTTTCCTTAACCCTCAGTAGCGACTTGAACGAGCTTGAGGCACTGCTAGAGTGGTTCAACCGCTATCAACCACCGCTATTTCCCCTTGAAGAATGGCTAAAGCTCGAGCTAGCCTTGGCCGAGGGGTTTACCAATGCTGTGCGCCATGCCCACCGCGATCGCCCCAAGGAAACCCCGATTCGAGTCGAGTTATCCCTAACCCAGACAATGATTGAGCTGCGCATCTGGGATCAGGGGCAGGGCTTTGATTTGATGACACATTTGCAACAGTTGCCCGCCCAAATTGCTGTGGATGCCGAAGGCGGACGTGGTTTGCGCCTATTAGCCACCATCGTGGATGAGCTAAGCTATAGGCCCAGTGAAACGGGCGGGAATTGTTTAACCTTGCGAAAACGGGTTGCTCACCTAGCCCATTAG
- a CDS encoding PP2C family protein-serine/threonine phosphatase — protein sequence MRRLSWLWQIISLWPALIEENVAVTLLNPQLLRAEGSLVRLLQLQVGADPTLAMLGAFWQKHFGFADRDDNFDQAFQTLCEQMQHSQDVTAESVRSTIEALFQQALSHLDYQYHYDIVTRSDQGPSRSRNEDSCYPPHGTTLNHASRMLALVCDGVGGHEGGDVASGLAISILVEALEPLNLLDTNPEEVQQAIQNAIHRTNDAISARNDSEHRHERQRMGTTLVGTLIEHANLYLAHIGDSRAYWINRWGCYQLTLDDDVASRDVRLGMSTYHQALEHPYGGSLVQALGMAPSHHLYPTVERFLLDEEGILLLCSDGLSDFNRVETYWRRYLLPVLKGDISLEVAGDRLIELANSANGHDNVTVALIHCHVSTAHGAIEPDYSRMVCSDELPEVTDVTMTYTPPENHSDDLAVTVSSVGETLLPPLTASPVRRTTATRQQWPLLLVLVGLIAAGLSLLAVLSLKRPQMMDVNPSPTPVLAD from the coding sequence GTGCGGCGATTGAGTTGGTTATGGCAAATTATTTCCCTGTGGCCTGCCCTCATAGAAGAGAATGTGGCAGTTACACTTCTGAACCCCCAACTGTTGCGGGCAGAAGGCTCTTTAGTGCGGCTGCTGCAACTACAGGTTGGGGCCGATCCAACCTTGGCAATGCTGGGAGCCTTTTGGCAAAAGCACTTTGGCTTTGCAGATCGAGACGACAACTTTGACCAAGCATTTCAGACGCTGTGTGAGCAAATGCAGCACAGTCAGGACGTAACCGCAGAATCGGTACGCTCAACCATTGAAGCACTGTTTCAGCAGGCTCTGAGCCATCTAGACTATCAATACCACTATGATATTGTTACCCGCTCTGATCAAGGCCCAAGCCGGAGCCGAAATGAAGATAGCTGCTACCCGCCTCACGGTACCACCCTCAACCATGCGTCGCGGATGTTAGCCTTGGTCTGTGATGGGGTAGGGGGGCACGAAGGGGGAGACGTGGCCTCTGGTTTGGCCATTTCAATTTTAGTGGAGGCTCTGGAGCCACTCAACCTCCTCGACACGAATCCAGAAGAGGTGCAGCAGGCTATTCAAAACGCCATTCATCGCACGAACGATGCCATCAGTGCGCGTAACGATTCTGAACATCGCCACGAACGGCAACGGATGGGAACGACCCTTGTGGGCACCCTCATTGAGCACGCCAATCTTTACCTTGCCCACATTGGCGATAGTCGTGCCTACTGGATTAATCGTTGGGGCTGCTATCAGCTGACCCTCGATGACGATGTGGCAAGCCGCGATGTCCGCTTGGGGATGAGTACCTACCATCAGGCTCTTGAGCATCCCTACGGCGGCTCCCTTGTGCAAGCTCTTGGGATGGCACCGTCTCACCATCTTTACCCCACGGTGGAGCGCTTTTTGCTGGATGAAGAGGGGATCCTGCTCCTGTGCTCCGATGGCCTAAGTGACTTTAATCGGGTAGAAACCTATTGGCGTCGGTATCTCCTGCCGGTGCTCAAAGGAGACATCAGCCTTGAGGTGGCGGGCGATCGCCTCATTGAACTAGCCAACAGTGCCAATGGCCACGACAATGTCACCGTTGCCCTCATCCACTGCCACGTTAGCACCGCCCACGGTGCCATTGAGCCGGACTACAGCAGGATGGTCTGTAGCGACGAACTGCCAGAGGTAACAGATGTCACCATGACCTATACCCCCCCCGAAAACCACAGCGACGACTTGGCGGTAACGGTCTCCTCGGTCGGTGAAACCTTGCTTCCCCCGCTGACGGCTTCCCCTGTCCGTCGGACAACAGCAACACGGCAACAGTGGCCGTTACTGCTGGTGCTGGTGGGTCTAATTGCCGCAGGGTTATCACTGCTGGCGGTCTTAAGTCTTAAACGCCCCCAGATGATGGATGTGAACCCCTCCCCTACACCAGTATTGGCCGATTGA
- the queA gene encoding tRNA preQ1(34) S-adenosylmethionine ribosyltransferase-isomerase QueA has translation MSLTDFSLDAYDYYLPPERIAQQPATPRDHARLLVVDRETARDHWFYELPQLLQPQDLLVLNDTQVIPARLMGHKVGEPGRSVEVFLLEELSDRQWLALVKPGRKLRPGAVIQLGSLQATVQAIDPATRGRVIEFDLPPGDRLWPYLDEVGDIPLPPYIQTPIQDAQQYQTVYAQRPGAVAAPTAGLHFTPDLLSKLAYCGIDHCFITLHVGIGTFRPVEVNDIRQHRLHHEWIEVSAATVAKIKAVQRAGGRIIAVGTTVIRSLETAAQSGELQPFRGKSDLYIYSGYQPKIVEGFITNFHLPRSSLMMLVSAFIGRDRLLQLYDYAIAQAYRFYSFGDAMLILPTAWQSSA, from the coding sequence ATGAGCCTGACTGACTTTTCCCTAGATGCTTACGATTACTATTTGCCCCCAGAGCGTATTGCGCAGCAGCCTGCCACGCCTCGCGATCACGCTCGTCTGCTGGTGGTGGATCGGGAGACCGCACGCGATCACTGGTTTTACGAACTGCCGCAACTATTGCAACCGCAGGATTTGTTGGTGCTGAATGATACTCAGGTCATTCCGGCGCGGCTGATGGGGCACAAGGTGGGGGAGCCCGGCCGCAGTGTTGAGGTCTTTTTACTCGAAGAACTCAGCGATCGCCAGTGGTTGGCACTGGTCAAACCTGGCCGCAAACTTCGCCCCGGAGCAGTGATTCAACTGGGGTCATTACAGGCCACCGTACAGGCGATCGATCCTGCCACCCGCGGGCGAGTCATTGAATTTGATCTACCGCCGGGCGATCGCCTCTGGCCTTACCTCGATGAAGTGGGAGACATTCCCCTGCCCCCCTATATCCAAACCCCCATCCAAGATGCCCAACAGTACCAAACCGTCTATGCCCAACGTCCGGGGGCAGTAGCAGCCCCCACCGCAGGACTGCACTTCACCCCAGACCTCCTGAGCAAATTAGCCTATTGTGGCATTGACCACTGCTTTATTACCCTCCATGTTGGCATTGGCACCTTCCGCCCCGTAGAGGTCAACGACATTCGCCAGCACCGCCTCCACCACGAGTGGATTGAGGTGTCTGCGGCCACCGTTGCCAAAATTAAGGCGGTGCAGCGGGCGGGCGGACGCATTATTGCGGTGGGTACCACCGTGATTCGCTCCCTAGAGACCGCAGCTCAGTCCGGTGAACTTCAGCCCTTTCGGGGAAAAAGTGACCTCTATATCTACTCGGGCTATCAGCCAAAAATTGTTGAGGGCTTCATTACCAACTTTCATCTGCCGCGCTCTAGCTTAATGATGCTCGTTAGTGCCTTCATTGGGCGCGATCGCCTCTTGCAGCTTTATGACTACGCCATTGCCCAAGCCTATCGCTTTTACTCCTTTGGCGATGCCATGCTGATTTTACCGACTGCTTGGCAGAGTTCCGCGTGA
- a CDS encoding beta/alpha barrel domain-containing protein — protein MVTVHPPESLLHDRPLTIAGRQFRSRLMTGTGKYRSIADLQASVAASECEIVTVAVRRVQTNAPGHEGLVDALDWQKIWLLPNTAGCQTAEDAVRVARLGREMAKLLGQEENNFVKLEVIPDPKYLLPDPFGTLAAAEQLVKEGFAVLPYINADPLLAKRLEEVGCATVMPLASPIGSGQGLRNAANIQIIIDQARVPVVIDAGIGTPSEAAAAMELGADALLINTAIAQAGHAAAMAQAMAMATIAGRLAYLAGRIPVKPYASASSPSSGTITAAP, from the coding sequence ATGGTTACTGTTCACCCTCCCGAATCCCTTTTGCACGATCGCCCTTTAACCATTGCGGGACGGCAGTTTCGCTCCCGCCTCATGACTGGGACTGGTAAATACCGCTCTATCGCCGACCTCCAAGCCAGTGTAGCCGCTAGTGAGTGCGAAATTGTTACTGTGGCGGTGCGACGGGTGCAGACCAATGCCCCTGGCCATGAAGGCTTGGTGGATGCCCTTGACTGGCAGAAGATTTGGTTACTGCCCAACACTGCTGGCTGTCAAACCGCCGAAGACGCGGTTCGGGTGGCACGGCTAGGGCGCGAGATGGCCAAGCTCCTAGGGCAAGAGGAGAATAACTTTGTCAAGCTGGAAGTTATTCCGGATCCTAAATACTTGCTGCCGGATCCCTTTGGTACCCTAGCGGCAGCGGAACAACTGGTCAAGGAAGGGTTTGCGGTCTTACCCTACATCAATGCAGATCCGCTGCTGGCCAAGCGACTCGAAGAGGTGGGGTGTGCCACAGTCATGCCCCTAGCCTCGCCGATTGGATCGGGTCAAGGCTTACGAAATGCCGCCAATATTCAGATTATTATTGACCAAGCAAGGGTGCCCGTGGTCATTGATGCTGGCATTGGTACCCCCAGTGAGGCTGCCGCTGCGATGGAATTGGGAGCCGATGCCCTGCTCATCAATACGGCGATCGCCCAAGCGGGACATGCTGCTGCCATGGCACAGGCAATGGCAATGGCAACCATAGCCGGGCGGTTGGCCTACCTAGCCGGACGGATTCCCGTTAAACCCTACGCGAGTGCTAGCTCCCCCAGTAGCGGCACGATCACAGCAGCTCCATGA
- the hpnI gene encoding bacteriohopanetetrol glucosamine biosynthesis glycosyltransferase HpnI, which yields MTLVLHSLGVLLGLLSLASGGFYLVAGLLTLRFFSKSRPQPLDPAPAISVLVPVCGLDAGAWQNWSSLCQQDYPNYEVIFGVQDLSDPALPVLKDLCQTFPERARWYFCDEIRGINRKMSNLSQMLPHAHHEVIVLADSDVRVTPGYLRQITAPLADPRIGVVTCGYVDHSPKRLGAAFLAMGRCIDFIPSVLIARFLDGGLRFAIGPTVVLRREVLETIGGLEIALNRIGDDYRLGYTAWEAGYRVELSTYVLDNDCSDESLLKAVERELRWCRTIRSNRGKQYFGMVFTFGTVYSALLWGLLPSVWTLTLCLAVQGIRWLQAIVSMILMGTPRLLLWLWLLPLRDVMSLVIWLLGCFGNRIYWRGRWLQVHRHGQLQEIIKNSQGE from the coding sequence ATGACCCTTGTTTTACATAGCCTTGGGGTTCTTCTTGGCCTCCTCAGCCTTGCCAGTGGCGGGTTTTACCTTGTAGCTGGGCTGCTGACGCTGCGGTTTTTCAGCAAATCGCGCCCCCAGCCCCTTGATCCTGCCCCCGCTATTTCTGTGCTGGTGCCTGTGTGTGGCCTCGATGCCGGTGCATGGCAAAACTGGTCATCGTTGTGTCAGCAAGACTATCCCAACTACGAAGTGATTTTTGGGGTTCAAGATCTCAGCGATCCGGCCTTACCCGTGCTCAAAGACCTGTGCCAAACCTTTCCAGAGCGTGCCCGCTGGTACTTTTGCGACGAAATCCGGGGGATTAACCGCAAAATGAGTAACTTGTCGCAGATGTTGCCCCATGCCCACCATGAGGTAATTGTGCTGGCGGACAGTGATGTGCGAGTGACCCCCGGCTATCTCCGCCAAATTACCGCCCCCTTGGCAGACCCCCGCATTGGCGTGGTGACCTGTGGCTATGTTGACCATTCCCCAAAGCGCCTAGGTGCCGCATTCTTGGCCATGGGGCGCTGCATTGACTTTATTCCCAGCGTTCTGATTGCCCGCTTTTTAGATGGTGGCCTGCGGTTTGCGATTGGGCCAACGGTGGTGTTGCGGCGGGAAGTGCTCGAAACGATTGGCGGCCTCGAGATTGCCCTCAATCGGATTGGGGATGACTACCGTTTAGGCTACACCGCTTGGGAAGCAGGCTATCGGGTTGAACTCTCGACCTATGTGCTGGACAATGACTGTAGCGATGAATCTCTTCTCAAGGCAGTAGAGCGGGAATTGCGGTGGTGTCGCACCATTCGCTCCAATCGCGGTAAACAGTACTTTGGCATGGTGTTTACCTTTGGGACGGTGTATAGCGCCCTCCTGTGGGGGTTGCTGCCCAGCGTTTGGACGCTAACCCTCTGTTTGGCAGTCCAGGGAATCCGTTGGCTACAGGCAATCGTGAGTATGATACTCATGGGGACACCCCGCTTGCTGCTGTGGCTATGGCTACTGCCGCTGCGAGATGTGATGAGCCTAGTAATCTGGCTGTTGGGCTGTTTTGGCAACCGCATTTACTGGCGGGGGCGCTGGTTACAGGTGCATCGCCATGGTCAATTACAAGAAATTATTAAGAACTCTCAGGGTGAGTAA
- the psb34 gene encoding photosystem II assembly protein Psb34, which translates to MPYTTEEGGRLNNFAVEPKVYQAQPWTAQQKVRAALLVTGVLVLVAGLMAIAVGVS; encoded by the coding sequence ATGCCGTACACAACTGAGGAGGGCGGTCGCCTAAATAATTTTGCGGTTGAGCCAAAGGTGTATCAAGCGCAGCCGTGGACAGCCCAGCAGAAGGTACGCGCCGCGCTATTGGTGACAGGGGTGCTAGTGTTAGTGGCAGGGCTGATGGCGATCGCCGTAGGAGTCAGCTAG
- the tsaB gene encoding tRNA (adenosine(37)-N6)-threonylcarbamoyltransferase complex dimerization subunit type 1 TsaB, producing the protein MGFDTSDATLVAGLWDLATETVLDVRTWELGRQLATELHPCLGAVMAGRTWQELGAIAVGCGPGSFTGTRLGVVTARILAQQLAIPLIGLSSLGVMAWHHRQHLRVRDGVVSRAAQQGHQYVGIYRYEHSALKAVWGDRLVTEAESEELLATWPMPYEVLTAPAPADYGHALLTWAAWHWQDTLRSGGTLPHWSSVVPLYGK; encoded by the coding sequence TTGGGATTCGATACCAGTGATGCCACCCTAGTGGCCGGGTTATGGGATCTGGCCACTGAAACGGTGCTGGATGTTAGGACATGGGAACTGGGGCGGCAACTGGCCACAGAACTCCATCCCTGTCTAGGGGCTGTGATGGCAGGGCGAACATGGCAGGAGTTGGGGGCGATCGCCGTGGGCTGTGGCCCGGGTAGCTTTACGGGAACACGCTTAGGGGTCGTGACAGCTCGCATCCTCGCGCAGCAGTTGGCTATTCCCCTCATTGGTCTTTCCAGCCTTGGGGTGATGGCTTGGCACCACCGCCAGCACCTAAGGGTTAGGGATGGTGTTGTCTCACGCGCTGCACAGCAGGGTCACCAGTATGTCGGCATTTATCGCTATGAACACTCCGCCCTCAAGGCAGTGTGGGGCGATCGCCTCGTCACTGAAGCTGAATCTGAGGAGCTGCTGGCCACCTGGCCGATGCCCTACGAGGTGCTGACAGCACCCGCGCCTGCAGACTATGGCCATGCCCTACTCACATGGGCAGCTTGGCACTGGCAGGATACACTGAGGTCAGGGGGCACCCTTCCCCACTGGTCTAGTGTGGTTCCACTCTATGGCAAATAA
- a CDS encoding CIA30 family protein produces MANNWELSRFLDTLRFFQTLPFVGSLEPLRPMLAPLLPDLFTSPAYRGSGLVVVTGATGRTGQAVVKALLRQGYAVRALVRDRPKAEQVLPTQSAVEIVVADITQPLPADLMQGSRAVIHCIGTVIQPQPDAPPPGLAIVGDSPEAVEFNGMRHLLERAQPYFQQQPTTYPLFDYRYPTPPLKEVWGALDDVVMGGVSASQFYLREHSALFTGTVSTANSGGFVSIRTRNLTPPLNLQGYTGLQLRLRGDGQRYKCFLRSDPAWDGVGYAISFDTVADQWITVTLPFSHFIPVVRARTATDASPLNLGQIYSLQLMLSKFEYDGALNPHFRAGAFSLELESIHAYGGSPLPQIIHVSSAGVTRPGRSDVGDQRQPLAVQYNDQLGGILTWKLAAENMLRQSGLPYTIVRPCGLTDNPGGQHLRLDHGDTLTGQLSRADLAEFLVALLNLPTACYRTVEVAATDQAAGTTPSWSALLAQLPSDRP; encoded by the coding sequence ATGGCAAATAACTGGGAACTCAGTCGCTTTCTCGACACCCTACGCTTTTTTCAAACCCTACCCTTTGTGGGTAGTTTAGAGCCGCTCCGTCCCATGCTTGCCCCACTGCTTCCGGATCTATTTACCTCCCCCGCCTACCGTGGCAGTGGCTTAGTGGTGGTAACAGGGGCAACGGGCAGAACCGGTCAAGCAGTTGTCAAGGCCTTACTGCGTCAAGGCTATGCTGTGCGGGCACTGGTGCGCGATCGCCCCAAGGCAGAGCAAGTATTACCAACGCAATCTGCGGTGGAGATCGTCGTTGCCGATATAACCCAACCCCTGCCGGCGGATTTGATGCAGGGCAGCCGCGCCGTCATTCACTGTATCGGCACAGTGATTCAGCCCCAGCCTGATGCGCCCCCGCCGGGACTAGCAATTGTTGGCGACAGCCCCGAAGCCGTTGAATTTAACGGCATGCGCCACCTGCTAGAGCGCGCCCAGCCCTACTTTCAGCAGCAGCCCACCACCTACCCCCTGTTTGACTATCGCTATCCTACGCCTCCCCTCAAGGAAGTATGGGGGGCACTAGACGATGTTGTGATGGGCGGGGTCAGCGCCAGCCAGTTCTACCTCAGGGAACACAGTGCCCTATTTACCGGAACAGTCTCGACAGCAAATTCCGGAGGGTTTGTCTCCATTCGCACCCGTAACCTGACTCCTCCCCTCAACCTCCAAGGGTACACTGGCCTGCAACTGCGCCTGCGTGGGGATGGCCAGCGCTATAAATGTTTCCTACGCAGTGATCCGGCTTGGGATGGCGTGGGCTATGCCATCTCCTTTGACACGGTGGCGGATCAATGGATAACTGTGACCCTGCCCTTTAGCCATTTCATTCCGGTGGTGCGGGCGCGCACCGCCACGGATGCCTCTCCTCTGAATTTGGGGCAAATCTACTCGCTGCAACTCATGCTCAGTAAGTTTGAGTACGATGGTGCCCTTAACCCTCACTTTCGGGCGGGCGCCTTTAGCCTTGAACTAGAATCTATCCATGCCTACGGTGGCTCACCTCTACCCCAGATCATTCACGTGAGTTCAGCAGGGGTGACGCGCCCCGGGCGATCGGACGTAGGAGACCAGCGCCAGCCCTTAGCGGTACAGTACAACGACCAGTTGGGGGGTATTCTCACATGGAAATTGGCGGCAGAAAATATGCTCCGTCAGAGTGGCTTGCCCTACACCATTGTCCGCCCCTGTGGCCTCACTGATAACCCCGGCGGGCAACACCTGCGTCTTGACCATGGCGATACGCTGACGGGGCAACTCAGCCGGGCTGATCTAGCAGAGTTCCTTGTTGCGCTGTTAAACCTGCCCACTGCCTGCTACCGAACCGTAGAAGTGGCGGCAACAGATCAAGCCGCAGGCACCACACCTTCTTGGTCGGCGCTCCTTGCCCAACTCCCCAGCGATCGCCCCTAG